In Astatotilapia calliptera chromosome 23, fAstCal1.2, whole genome shotgun sequence, a genomic segment contains:
- the LOC113016942 gene encoding striated muscle preferentially expressed protein kinase-like isoform X3 — MGTKRIGRVGERDAGFHSNGALPSALSCCHYGSEVFRSCRKQSYDSETTEDETTEPQMETKEGPGRHHDKAGRKGPSGEGGRVMDYNPDASDRRATLPGTYDPVVERELRTLGSRPPGPHLDPTNPARLQTADESQGLSSYVPLSSPQPPLTTHKNSISTQKQHSGKVKPSGPQTSNTGQSSGTNSAVMTPKLARAGPKIFDKVLAFEERRVDLPRGAASFESDESGKKTGGPSKDESRILQGAAQKRAVFKQRASSLEDKTNYSQRIQNYQSKFTEELQRIKKLVGKPSLKKAYSTEQLSQKDRLHMGKLEPIPAQVVKKLEARERALEEGKVGEREGGSIWKNSQQAQGKDPGNQSSSSEKEKMTQSDLHGKPVDSARKISVTTATPPVHQLPGQPLPIATKTSLIRETLQSSLAADKDTLVNTSHKSSSSSRVDSKRDTNMDNKADHRSPGPTGKRASPVTAREPGPQFPPKPPRLTPSPNPSISPLLKRRKAEVGRTSPAMKVNIPTILVEDEPMETESVPHRSNEGRKREGRVHKSKKGRSAQRKSADEGGSSDDSYLSADDEPAEAPRFEKPLEDTTAPSASEVTLQCIITGSPTPTEPTHTQCGKSAVSLEISSPIQSDEEYLSPQEEVMEVGGSLPHHLKEPPSFQVAPCDQAVTEGQDVVMSVKARGQPKPMVYWLKDRVSVKTAGHFTVREMEDGTSEMRIGSAQRSDAGLYACRIINEYGSKQAECRLEVRAQTALTITREVKDAAVRAGESAVFECHITGPPDVDVDWLSRGKLIQPALLNCKMHFDGKRCRLMLNSVHEDDSGTYTCKLSTAKEELTSSAKLIVTPSKEPLFTRKLDILEVIEGRTARFDCKVSGSPAPRVTWMHFESRVEESDNIRILQEGGRHSLVITHVGSDTEGFYTAVAQNIHGKSECTAELYVQEPRAAVSSHMSKLEKMPSIPEEPEVFDNEVEKRTMPDFVQPLADVEVIEGKEAVLKCKVAGLPYPTIAWYHNSRRIENSEERKMTQYRDVHSLIIRGACHAHGGVYKAVISNKVGKAACYAHLYVTDIVPDPPDGPPVIEAITGKTITLSWKTPKRLDPSLDAGSLVYVVQQQPLGSIQWSVVASNLRETNYTVTSLSKGVRYAFRVLASTGKTLSKPSPATDLVQLLDRGPYLRKAPIILDKPEVVYVVENQPANITITLNHVHAAVTWKKRGVVLVSKPGMCEMSMPDDDQHTLKLQRVRSTDIGQLVVTARNQFGSDLCTLQLAMAVPPKFETIMEDVDVQVGETCHLAVVVEGKPDPDILWFKDDALLSESSHFTFVYDDPEYSLVVLNAQPHHSGVYTCTAKNLAGSNSCKAELTVHTERKEAEEPMEDEGTILRKMRRLTDYYDIHKAIGRGAYSYVKRVTRKNGKTEFAAKFISARGNRKALALREMELLSELDNERILYFHDAFEKKNVVVLITDLCHEELLERMAKKTTVMELQIRSSVQQVLEGLRYLHQKNIAHLDIKPENILMASPGSDQIRICDFGNAIKLETSEEHYCKYGTPEYVAPEIVNQTPVSTATDIWPVGVITYLCLTGVSPFAGENDKATALNIRNYNVAFEESMFSDLCKEAKGFVIKLLVVDRLRASAIECLRHPWFKSPTNKSISTAILKQVLARRRWQRSLISYKSKMVMRSIPELLDDSSSHVFIAVARHLKEGSPPPSSSSDSDADVDELPFIPMPLSMVFSGSRVSLNEIPGDEDVTGRHGFIADGTRKKESIGANNRGGECIKDEDITPNEAQTENIKRAPLKKGSSVESDESQTKARRSTMRRGSSADSALLLHIDPEEESTEKESEERNKSLKKAVSMELPNRSPSPGATKLSQEDYALKLELMRQRLLRGGNVDKNMSGLRGPLFETLGIEDERQTGSLDRNLRRSRTGPSTLVRAASSESPGEDTPKTKVFRKSTSFTQGDSEPMPLHRRFGAPLEIPSVGSSSIVGKKLQEATSMSALTEDTKAKSASTTAQGRPDQQEKHMSELGEEEGMKEKRTKSQIEGADKEECDYAYPSVITPIIIIEEEEDEEERKENQALHISKQKVKDKEMSQSSEEASFAGQSQTPDKPQSKDPSTIANTKSADASSPPEHPAVFAKVATPERSPGSVSSSSNPDLPSIPRQLILRTDIKDIDSEELFEARFKKRESSLTRGLKKLTRNKSEEKSPVLSRKANEGAEEIYRPAPRGAPLEMVSSGLKEKSKSVQDLRRDDQETGLGLIGRFSLRAKRSPSTEKKVQKSQEDKQSNVQETAKSKRVSWAVGRSKSLDTKELNGGGTQKNVDDREQGKAEESSVSAMRRKFESKVAGISAKLRTQSEERNNKDTEKELAQGDLHKVTDSPVLAMKQRFENKVAGISAKIRSQSEERKGDSEGKRTPLFTRHRHSQSEGRGLKGMGIPENQLAKQTGASGSKESVESTSSIHSESERRSRWDRWGLTRGKKDKTPSQSDLPSSVPKEEAKSQQFVRSASDFAPVFHIKLKDHVLLEGEPVTLSCLPAGSPQPQITWMKDRKPLEVDDRVNLISHPDGRQLVMIRKSTYKDAGVYECVASNPIATITTSCTLSIACVPKRPGTPEVPQTYNNTALVLWKPSETKSPCSYILERKTEGDSNWLTVATGIADCYYNVTDLPPGGTFKFRVACVNKAGQGPYSNCCRPVSLAPTVGGASPTVAVVKTAPTPPTPVITSSVTFPSHKPVQNSVPRSTVSTITSTSSTPKHEALTDASYLQSASPSSTIVVTPIPLTSSPSGPSTNPSLPSAGATVDGTQKISPTLPSSSTSKATSPFVLPKPQSPVNVVTPMTQTAAVLPPPSVVTPPSTPTKPTVASVPTYVPTITATARVAPTPVSFTPQVLQTSSLSPIGDGASTPARGTPSGRATPSTALRQGVPQKPYTFLDEKARGRFGVVRECRENATGKIYMAKIIPYIQENKQEILKEYEILKSLHNEKVMGLHEAYITPRYLVLVAEYCTGKELLYSLIDRFRYSEDDVVGYLVQIVQGVEYLHNRRILHLDLKPDNIMVTNLNAIKIVDFGSAQTFNPLSLKQQESGPGTLEYMAPEMVKGEVVGPPADIWTVGIVTYIMLSGHLPFEDKDLQHVESKILMAKFDPTKLYPNVSQSASAFLKKMLSSYPWARPTTKDCFTHAWLQDSYLMKLRRQTLTFASSRLKEFLVEQQSRRTEEATKHKVLLRTYQSSPQSPASGTSPHVPSPK; from the exons ATGGGTACGAAGAGGATTGGTCGTGTGGGTGAGAGAGATGCTGGTTTCCATAGTAACGGTGCTCTCCCGTCTGCCCTCTCTTGCTGCCACTATGGAAGCGAAGTTTTCCGCTCCTGCCGAAAGCAAAGCTATG ACTCTGAGACCACAGAGGATGAGACCACAGAACCTCAGATGGAAACCAAAGAAGGGCCCGGGAGGCACCATGATAAGGCTGGCCGGAAAGGACCTTCAG GTGAGGGAGGAAGGGTGATGGACTACAATCCCGATGCTTCAGATCGCAGGGCCACCCTCCCCGGCACCTATGACCCTGTAGTGGAGCGAGAGCTCCGCACTCTGGGTTCCCGACCTCCAGGGCCCCATTTGGATCCCACAAACCCAGCAAG GCTTCAAACTGCTGATGAATCACAGGGCCTGTCCTCCTATGTCCCCCTGTCTTCCCCCCAGCCACCTCTTACCACGCACAAAAACAGCAtcagcacacaaaaacaacactcgGGCAAAGTCAAACCTTCAGGTCCTCAAACTTCTAATACGGGCCAgtcatctggcaccaacagtGCAGTTATGACGCCCAAACTGGCTCGTGCAGGACCCAAGATCTTTGACAAGGTCCTTGCCTTTGAGGAGCGAAGGGTGGATCTGCCACGAGGGGCAGCTTCCTTTGAATCAGATGAGAGTGGAAAGAAGACAGGAGGCCCGAGCAAAGATGAGAGTCGAATACTGCAGGGTGCAGCCCAGAAGAGAGCGGTATTCAAGCAGAGGGCCTCTTCATTAGAGGACAAGACAAACTACTCCCAGAGGATCCAGAATTACCAGAGCAAGTTCACAGAAGAGCTCCAGCGGATCAAGAAGCTTGTGGGGAAACCAAGCTTGAAGAAGGCATATTCAACTGAGCAGCTGTCACAGAAAGACAGGCTGCACATGGGGAAACTAGAACCCATTCCTGCCCAAGTAGTTAAAAAGTTAGAGGCGAGGGAGCGAGCCCTAGAGGAAGGAAAagttggggagagggaggggggcagCATATGGAAGAATTCTCAGCAGGCCCAAGGCAAAGACCCGGGGAATCAGAGCAGCAGCTCCGAAAAGGAAAAGATGACACAGTCAGATTTGCACGGGAAACCAGTAGATAGCgcaaggaaaatctctgttaCCACGGCAACGCCACCAGTTCACCAGTTACCAGGACAACCGTTGCCAATAGCTACAAAGACGAGCCTAATCAG GGAAACCCTACAAAGCTCTCTGGCAGCTGACAAAGACACACTTGTTAACACATCCCACAAatcttcatcctcctccagAGTTGATTCAAAGAGAGACACCAACATGGACAACAAGGCGGACCACCGATCACCAGGCCCAACAGGGAAGAGAGCATCCCCAGTAACTGCAAGGGAACCAGGACCCCAGTTCCCACCCAAGCCTCCTCGGCTCACCCCATCACCCAATCCTTCCATCAGCCCGCTCCTAAAACGAAGGAAGGCGGAGGTGGGGCGGACATCTCCGGCCATGAAAGTGAACATCCCCACCATCCTGGTGGAGGATGAACCCATGGAGACAGAAAGTGTTCCACACAGGAGCAACGAGGGAAGGAAGAGGGAGGGCAGAGTACACAAGAGCAAAAAAGGCCGTTCTGCTCAACGGAAGTCTGCAGACGAAG GCGGTTCTTCCGATGACTCTTACCTGTCTGCTGATGATGAGCCAGCTGAGGCCCCGAGGTTTGAGAAGCCTCTTGAGGACACCACCGCACCCAGCGCCTCTGAGGTCACACTGCAATGCATCATCACTGGCAGCCCAACCCCTACTG AGCCGACCCACACGCAATGTGGGAAATCTGCTGTATCTCTGGAAATCAGCAGTCCAATCCAGTCAGATGAGGAGTACCTGAGTCCTCAGGAGGAGGTGATGGAGGTCGGAGGCTCACTTCCTCACCATTTAAAAGAGCCTCCCTCATTTCAG GTGGCACCATGTGACCAGGCGGTAACCGAGGGTCAAGATGTTGTCATGTCAGTGAAAGCCAGAGGCCAGCCCAAACCCATGGTTTACTG GCTGAAGGACAGAGTCTCGGTGAAGACAGCAGGGCACTTCACTGTGCGAGAGATGGAAGATGGCACCAGTGAAATGAGGATCGGCTCGGCTCAGAGGTCAGATGCAGGGCTGTATGCTTGCAGGATCATCAATGAGTATGGAAGCAAACAGGCAGAGTGCAGACTGGAGGTCAGAG CACAAACGGCGTTGACGATCACCAGGGAGGTAAAAGACGCAGCAGTGAGGGCTGGAGAATCAGCCGTGTTTGAGTGTCACATCACGGGACCTCCAGATGTGGACGTGGACTGGTTGTCCAGGGGGAAGCTGATCCAGCCTGCACTGCTCAACTGTAAGATGCACTTTGACGGAAAGAG GTGCCGTCTCATGCTAAATTCAGTACATGAAGACGACAGTGGGACATATACTTGCAAGCTGAGCACTGCCAAAG AGGAGCTGACCTCGAGTGCAAAACTGATCGTCACGCCGTCCAAGGAGCCTCTGTTCACACGAAAGTTGGACATCCTGGAGGTCATCGAAGGACGCACGGCACGGTTTGACTGTAAGGTGAGCGGATCGCCTGCTCCGAGAGTCACATGGATGCATTTTG AGTCACGAGTGGAGGAGAGTGATAACATTCGCATCCTTCAAGAGGGGGGTCGTCACTCGCTTGTCATCACCCACGTTGGCAGTGACACAGAAGGATTTTACACAGCAGTTGCTCAAAACATTCACGGAAAGTCTGAATGCACTGCTGAGCTGTACGTGCAAGAACCCCGAGCTGCCGTCTCCTCTCACAT GTCCAAGTTGGAGAAGATGCCGTCCATCCCAGAGGAACCTGAAGTGTTCGACAACGAGGTGGAGAAGAGGACCATGCCGGACTTTGTGCAGCCTCTGGCTGATGTGGAAGTCATTGAAGGGAAGGAGGCGGTGCTGAAATGCAAGGTGGCGGGCCTGCCATACCCAACTATTGCCTGGTATCACAACAGCAGGCGCATTGAGAACAGCGAGGAGCGCAAAATGACTCAGT ACAGGGATGTCCACAGTCTGATCATTCGGGGCGCTTGTCATGCTCACGGAGGTGTTTACAAGGCTGTCATCTCCAACAAAGTGGGCAAAGCAGCCTGCTATGCTCATCTGTATGTTACAG ATATTGTTCCTGATCCTCCTGATGGGCCTCCGGTGATTGAGGCCATTACAGGAAAAACTATAACCCTCAGCTGGAAGACACCAAAGAGACTCGACCCTTCACTTG ATGCCGGCTCCTTGGTGTATGTGGTCCAGCAGCAGCCTCTGGGCTCCATCCAGTGGTCTGTTGTGGCATCAAACCTGAGGGAGACAAACTACACCGTCACCTCGCTGTCAAAGGGAGTCCGCTATGCTTTCAGAGTCCTAGCATCCACTGGGAAAACGCTTAGCAAGCCATCGCCTGCCACTGATCTAGTCCAGCTGCTGGACAGAG GACCGTACTTGAGGAAAGCGCCGATAATTTTAGACAAGCCAGAAGTTGTGTACGTGGTTGAGAACCAGCCTGCCAACATCACCATCACGCTGAACCATGTGCATGCAGCTGTCACCTGGAAAAA GAGGGGCGTGGTGCTGGTCAGTAAGCCGGGGATGTGCGAGATGAGCATGCCGGACGATGATCAACACACCCTGAAGCTGCAGAGGGTCAGGAGCACAGACATCGGTCAGCTGGTGGTCACGGCCAGAAACCAGTTTGGCAGCGACCTGTGCACACTTCAGCTGGCCATGGCAG TGCCTCCCAAATTTGAGACCATAATGGAGGACGTAGATGTGCAAGTCGGGGAAACATGTCATCTGGCTGTTGTGGTCGAAGGAAAGCCAGATCCGGATATTCTGTGGTTTAAG GATGATGCGCTCCTCTCGGAGAGCAGCCACTTCACATTTGTTTACGACGACCCAGAGTATTCACTTGTCGTCCTCAACGCTCAGCCCCATCACTCCGGCGTGTACACCTGCACTGCCAAGAACCTGGCCGGGTCCAACTCCTGCAAGGCCGAGCTCACAGTTCATACAG AGcgaaaagaagcagaagagcCAATGGAGGATGAGGGAACCATTCTGAGGAAGATGAGGCGTTTGACAGATTACTATGACATCCACAAAGCGATAGGGAG GGGGGCCTACTCCTATGTGAAGAGAGTAACTCGCAAGAACGGAAAGACCGAGTTTGCTGCCAAATTCATTTCTGCTCGCGGAAATAGGAAAGCCTTGGCTCTCAGAGAGATGGAGCTTCTGTCTGAGCTGGATAACGAGAGGATTCTCTACTTCCATGATGCCTTTGAGAAGAAGAACGTGGTGGTGCTTATCACAGATTT ATGTCACGAGGAGTTGCTGGAAAGAATGGCCAAGAAAACAACAGTCATGGAACTGCAG ATCCGCAGCAGTGTTCAGCAGGTTTTGGAGGGTCTTCGCTATCTCCACCAAAAAAATATAGCTCACCTCGACATAAAG CCAGAAAATATTTTGATGGCAAGTCCAGGGAGTGATCAGATCCGcatttgcgacttcgggaatgCCATTAAATTGGAGACTTCAGAGGAGCACTACTGCAAATACGGCACACCAGAATATGTCGCTCCAGAGATTGTTaaccaaactccagtttccacaGCAACAGACATATG GCCTGTTGGTGTCATCACTTACCTCTG cCTGACCGGCGTGTCACCTTTTGCGGGCGAGAATGACAAAGCCACTGCTTTAAACATCAGGAACTACAATGTGGCGTTTGAGGAGAGCATGTTTTCTGACCTCTGCAAAGAAGCAAAAGGATTTGTCATCAAGCTTTTGGTGGTGGACAGACT GAGGGCAAGTGCCATCGAGTGCCTTCGTCATCCTTGGTTCAAG TcaccaacaaacaaaagcatcaGCACAGCTATTCTAAAACAAGTTTTGGCTCGAAGGCGATGGCAG CGTTCCCTCATCAGCTATAAATCCAAAATGGTGATGCGGTCCATCCCTGAGCTCCTAGATGACTCAAGCAGCCATGTCTTCATTGCTGTGGCCCGGCATTTAAAAGAAGGCTCCCCGCCACCCTCCTCTTCGTCTGATTCAGATGCAGATGTGGATGAGCTTCCCTTTATTCCTATGCCACTGTCCATGGTTTTCTCGGGTTCCAGGGTCTCCCTCAATGAGATCCCAGGGGATGAAGATGTCACGGGACGGCACGGTTTCATTGCAGATGGGACaaggaaaaaggaaagcatAGGTGCAAATAATAGAGGAGGAGAATGCATAAAAGATGAAGACATAACCCCAAATGAGGCgcaaacagaaaatataaaacGAGCTCCCTTGAAAAAAGGATCAAGTGTGGAGTCAGATGAATCCCAGACAAAAGCCAGGCGGTCTAcaatgaggagggggagttCTGCCGATTCAGCGCTGCTTCTCCACATTGACCCAGAAGAAGAAAGTACAGAAAAGGAAtcagaagaaagaaacaagagTTTGAAAAAGGCTGTTTCCATGGAACTACCCAATCGCAGTCCAAGCCCTGGGGCTACAAAGTTAAGCCAGGAGGATTACGCCCTAAAACTGGAACTGATGAGACAACGGCTGCTCAGGGGAGGAAACGTGGACAAAAATATGAGTGGCCTTCGAGGGCCCCTTTTTGAAACACTCGGCATTGAAGATGAGAGGCAAACAGGATCCCTTGATCGGAATTTGAGAAGATCAAGAACTGGGCCGTCAACACTCGTCAGAGCAGCTTCCTCTGAGAGTCCAGGAGAAGACACGCCAAAGACTAAAGTTTTTCGCAAAAGTACCTCTTTCACTCAGGGGGATTCTGAGCCCATGCCCCTGCACAGAAGGTTTGGAGCCCCCTTAGAGATACCATCTGTGGGTAGTTCTAGCATAGTAGGGAAGAAGCTCCAGGAGGCAACCTCGATGTCTGCACTAACAGAAGACACAAAAGCGAAGTCTGCCTCAACCACAGCACAGGGAAGACCAGACCAACAGGAAAAACATATGAGCGAACTTGGTGAGGAAGAAGggatgaaagaaaaaaggaccAAGTCCCAAATAGAAGGGGCAGACAAAGAAGAATGTGATTATGCATATCCTTCTGTTATTACtcctataataataatagaggaggaggaggatgaagaagagaggaaagaaaaccaGGCATTACATATCAGCAAGCAGAAAGTGAAAGACAAGGAAATGTCACAGAGtagtgaagaagcatcctttgcaGGGCAGTCTCAAACACCTGACAAACCCCAATCCAAGGATCCTTCTACTATAGCCAATACAAAGTCTGCAGATGCATCTTCACCCCCGGAACATCCAGCAGTATTTGCCAAAGTAGCAACACCTGAGCGATCTCCAGGTTCTGTCTCTTCTTCATCAAACCCAGACCTTCCTTCCATCCCTCGCCAGCTTATTCTCAGAACAGACATCAAAGACATTGACTCAGAGGAGCTCTTTGAAGCGAGGTTTAAAAAGCGAGAATCGTCTTTGACCCGTGGCCTCAAAAAACTCACCAGAAACAAATCAGAGGAGAAATCGCCTGTATTAAGTAGAAAAGCAAATGAGGGGGCTGAAGAGATTTATAGGCCTGCACCAAGAGGGGCGCCTCTAGAAATGGTATCGTCAGGACTTAAGGAGAAATCGAAATCTGTTCAAGATTTAAGAAGAGATGACCAAGAAACAGGCCTTGGTTTAATTGGAAGGTTTTCCTTGCGGGCCAAGAGGTCACCATCCACTGAGAAGAAGGTTCAGAAATCACAAGAAGATAAGCAATCCAATGTGCAGGAAACGGCTAAAAGCAAGAGAGTGTCTTGGGCTGTTGGTCGCAGTAAGTCTTTGGATACAAAGGAACTGAATGGTGGAGGGACACAGAAGAATGTGGATGACAGGGAGCAAGGAAAAGCTGAGGAGTCGTCTGTATCTGCCATGAGGCGTAAGTTTGAGTCCAAAGTGGCAGGAATCTCTGCCAAACTAAGGACTCAGTCAGAGGAGAGGAACAATaaagacacagagaaagagCTGGCTCAAGGGGATTTACACAAGGTCACAGACTCTCCTGTCCTGGCAATGAAACAGAGGTTTGAGAACAAAGTGGCAGGAATATCTGCAAAAATACGCAGTCAGTctgaagagagaaaaggagattcAGAGGGAAAGCGCACACCCCTGTTTACCCGCCACCGTCACTCTCAGTCTGAGGGCCGTGGACTCAAAGGAATGGGAATCCCTGAGAATCAGCTAGCAAAACAAACTGGCGCCTCAGGGTCTAAGGAATCAGTTGAATCCACTTCTAGCATCCATTCTGAGAGTGAGAGAAGGTCACGGTGGGACAGGTGGGGTTTGACAAGGGgcaagaaagacaaaacgcctTCCCAATCTGATTTGCCCTCAAGCGTCCCCAAAGAAGAGGCAAAAAGCCAACAGTTTGTCCGCTCTGCTTCAGATTTTGCTCCAGTGTTTCACATCAAATTGAAAGACCACGTCCTGCTGGAGGGGGAACCTGTCACTCTTAGCTGCCTTCCAGCTGGTAGCCCACAACCACAAATTACATGGATGAAAG ATCGGAAACCACTGGAGGTGGATGACAGAGTCAACCTAATCTCCCACCCAGATGGAAGACAGCTTGTAATGATCAGAAAGTCCACCTATAAGGACGCCGGGGTTTACGAATGTGTAGCATCCAACCCCATAGCTACTATTACTACCTCCTGTACTCTTTCCATAGCTT GTGTCCCCAAACGACCAGGGACCCCTGAAGTTCCTCAGACTTATAACAACACAGCCCTGGTGCTGTGGAAGCCATCTGAGACAAAATCTCCATGCAGCTACATTCTGGAAAGAAAAACCGAGG GTGATTCGAACTGGTTAACTGTAGCCACTGGAATTGCCGACTGCTACTACAATGTCACAGACCTGCCACCAGGTGGCACCTTCAAGTTCCGCGTGGCCTGTGTGAACAAGGCCGGACAGGGGCCGTACAGCAACTGTTGTAGGCCAGTTAGCTTGGCGCCCACAG TTGGAGGAGCTTCACCTACCGTTGCTGTTGTAAAGACAGCCCCAACCCCACCTACGCCTGTGATTACCTCCTCAGTGACATTCCCTTCACACAAACCAGTCCAAAATAGCGTTCCCAGATCAACGGTCTCCACCATCACCTCCACTTCCTCTACTCCAAAACATGAAGCCCTCACTGATGCATCCTATCTTCAATCTGCATCTCCATCATCTACAATTGTGGTGACTCCTATCCCTCTAACCTCCTCACCTTCCGGCCCTTCAACAAACCCTTCATTGCCATCTGCAGGTGCAACAGTGGATGGCACACAAAAAATAAGCCCCACTCTCCCTTCATCATCCACCTCCAAAGCAACCTCTCCCTTTGTCCTACCCAAACCTCAGAGTCCAGTAAATGTGGTGACTCCTATGACACAGACTGCAGCTGTATTACCCCCACCTTCTGTTGTAACCCCACCTTCGACCCCCACAAAACCAACCGTGGCCTCAGTACCCACATATGTCCCCACGATCACTGCTACTGCTCGTGTGGCCCCGACTCCGGTGTCCTTTACCCCACAAGTACTACAGACCTCCAGCTTGAGTCCCATCGGTGATGGAGCCAGTACCCCCGCCAGAGGCACCCCATCGGGACGCGCTACACCCTCTACTGCTCTACGACAGGGAGTTCCACAGAAACCGTACACTTTCCTAGATGAGAAAGCGAG GGGTCGGTTTGGAGTCGTCCGAGAGTGCAGAGAGAATGCGACAGGTAAAATCTACATGGCAAAGATCATTCCCTACATTCAAGAGAACAAGCAGGAGATCCTGAAGGAGTATGAAATCCTGAAATCTCTTCACAATGAAAAAGTCATGGGTCTCCACGAAGCCTACATCACACCACGCTACCTGGTGCTGGTGGCAGAGTACTGCACTGGCAAAGAGCTGCTATACAGCCTTATAGACAG GTTTCGTTACTCTGAAGACGATGTGGTGGGATACCTGGTCCAGATTGTCCAGGGGGTCGAGTACCTCCACAACCGTCGCATCCTCCATCTGGACCTCAAGCCTGACAACATCATGGTGACCAACCTCAACGCCATCAAGATTGTGGACTTTGGGAGCGCGCAGACCTTCAACCCCCTCAGCCTCAAGCAGCAGGAATCAGGACCAGGAACGCTGGAGTACATGG CTCCTGAGATGGTGAAAGGCGAAGTGGTTGGTCCTCCTGCAGATATTTGGACTGTTGGCATTGTCACCTACATTAT GCTTAGTGGTCACCTCCCCTTTGAAGATAAGGACCTTCAGCATGTTGAATCCAAAATCCTGATGGCCAAGTTTGACCCAACGAAACTGTACCCAAATGTGTCTCAAAGTGCCTCTGCATTTCTCAAGAAGATGTTGAGCAGTTACCCATG GGCCCGCCCGACTACAAAAGATTGCTTCACACATGCCTGGCTGCAGGACTCCTACCTGATGAAGCTCAGGAGACAGACTCTCACCTTCGCCTCCAGCCGACTTAAAGAGTTCCTGGTGGAACAACAAAGCCGTCGCACAGAGGAAGCCACCAAGCACAAAGTGCTGTTGCGGACCTACCAGAGCTCCCCTCAGTCCCCGGCATCTGGGACTTCTCCGCATGTTCCTAGCCCAAAGTGA